A section of the Dehalococcoidia bacterium genome encodes:
- a CDS encoding ABC transporter ATP-binding protein, whose amino-acid sequence MTSGLVDGAIGAAPWQNYYIFCEDLFKIYKIADLEVVALRGLDLRVEPGELMAIVGASGSGKSTLLNILAGLDVPSAGRCYIGGRDLLAMSDAELIDYRRSQVGFVWQQTGRNLIPYLNARENVAVPLTLSGVGRAKARARATELLDAVGLAPRMHHRPEQLSGGEQQRVAIAVALANEPPLLLADEPTGELDSIGADDVFRVLADLNERMKVTIVIVTHDDAIAERVNRVVTIRDGRTAVESFRRIELHAGRIESRHDDFAVVDNTGRLQIPRAMLEQLAIHDRARLDFAGDRVEVRPEPKLEERGMAHDVPGFPPEERRA is encoded by the coding sequence ATGACGTCGGGTCTGGTGGATGGCGCGATCGGCGCGGCGCCGTGGCAGAACTACTACATTTTCTGCGAAGACCTTTTCAAGATTTACAAGATCGCCGACCTCGAGGTCGTGGCGCTGCGCGGCCTTGACCTGCGCGTCGAGCCGGGCGAATTGATGGCGATCGTCGGCGCCTCGGGCTCGGGCAAAAGCACGCTGCTCAATATCCTCGCCGGGCTGGACGTGCCCAGCGCCGGCCGCTGCTACATCGGCGGCCGCGACCTGCTGGCGATGTCCGACGCAGAGTTGATCGACTACCGCCGCAGCCAGGTGGGCTTCGTCTGGCAGCAGACGGGCCGCAACCTGATTCCGTATCTGAACGCCCGCGAAAACGTCGCCGTGCCGCTGACCCTCTCCGGTGTGGGCCGGGCGAAGGCGCGGGCGCGGGCAACGGAGCTGCTCGACGCCGTGGGACTGGCGCCGCGCATGCATCACCGGCCGGAGCAGCTCTCCGGCGGCGAGCAGCAGCGCGTCGCCATCGCCGTTGCCCTCGCCAACGAGCCGCCGCTGCTGCTCGCCGATGAGCCGACCGGCGAGCTGGACTCGATCGGCGCCGACGATGTCTTCCGCGTGCTGGCCGACCTGAACGAGCGCATGAAGGTGACGATCGTGATCGTCACCCACGACGACGCCATTGCGGAACGCGTCAACCGCGTGGTCACCATTCGGGACGGGCGCACCGCCGTCGAAAGCTTCCGCCGCATCGAGCTGCACGCTGGCCGCATCGAGTCGCGTCACGACGACTTCGCCGTGGTCGACAACACTGGCCGCCTGCAGATTCCCCGCGCTATGCTCGAGCAACTGGCGATCCACGACCGGGCGCGGCTGGACTTTGCCGGCGACCGCGTGGAGGTGCGGCCGGAGCCGAAGCTCGAGGAACGCGGCATGGCTCACGACGTACCCGGCTTCCCACCGGAG
- a CDS encoding Uma2 family endonuclease produces the protein MGISAETYERVALEDGDATWELVCGRLRQKPPMTTAHNRTARLARRQLERQLPEDHFDIAETARLRTGGGSFYVPDLVVIPAGLLAAALAMPRELEVYEAPVPLVIEVWSPSTGDYDVSEKLPEYQRRGDAEIWLIHPHERWLRAWRRQADGGYTETLFGGEASIEPAALPGVRIELAKLLA, from the coding sequence ATGGGCATCAGCGCGGAAACCTACGAGCGCGTGGCGCTGGAGGACGGCGATGCGACATGGGAACTGGTCTGCGGCCGCCTGCGGCAGAAGCCGCCGATGACGACGGCGCATAACCGCACCGCGCGCCTGGCGCGGCGGCAACTCGAGCGTCAACTGCCGGAAGACCACTTCGACATCGCCGAAACCGCTCGCCTACGAACCGGCGGCGGTTCGTTCTACGTTCCCGACCTGGTGGTGATTCCCGCCGGCCTGCTCGCCGCGGCGCTCGCCATGCCGCGCGAGCTCGAAGTCTACGAGGCGCCGGTTCCGCTGGTCATCGAGGTCTGGTCGCCCTCCACGGGCGACTACGACGTAAGCGAGAAGCTGCCAGAGTACCAGCGCCGCGGCGATGCCGAGATCTGGCTGATCCATCCCCACGAGCGCTGGCTGAGGGCCTGGCGCCGGCAGGCAGATGGAGGCTACACCGAGACGCTGTTCGGCGGTGAGGCATCCATCGAGCCGGCGGCGTTGCCCGGCGTGCGGATCGAGTTGGCGAAACTGCTCGCCTGA